GCCGCAAGCGCGAGGCCCAGAAAGGGGCCGGTTGGATCCGCGAAGTGGAGCGCCTGGGACGGGAAATTGCCGAGCAGATCGGCAACGAAGTGTTCTACACCGCCATCGAACAGACTTCGGACCCCGCATGGGAGTACACCGACGACGGGCCGATCTTGTCGGCACCGATCGTCCTTTTGCCTCCGTGGGAGTCGACCGCCGGCCGGGTCAAGCCCAAACGCAAGAAGGCTGTGAACACGGTTGAGATCATCGAAGCCAATATGGAGAAGGCGACTCAAACCTATTCGATATTTGCTTCCTTTGAGGTCGGAGATCGGATCGATCACAAAACTCTGGGTAGCGGTGTCTGTCAGGGAAGTGCCGGGACCGGCAAGATCAAGATTCTCTTTGGCGAAGACACGAAGATCCTCGTGCACGAACGCCCGAGTCCCAGCGCCTGAGTCAAGACGTCATCAGCAACGCCAACTACAAAATCAACATCAACGCCGACATTAGCGCCGACAACAGCGCCGATGATTCCCCGGCATCACCGCGGATCGTCTGTTATTCGTGTTTTCGTCCCCGCGCGCTGTGCTTTTGCCAATACCTCGCGCCGGTCGAGAACCGCACCGATCTGCTGATCATCCAGCATCCCCACGAACGCTTTCATCCCCTCGGATCGGCGCGCATATTGGAGCGTTGCCTGGCTCGCGTGCGGGTTGCGGTCGACTACGACCGGGGCCTGCGCGACGGAGTTCGGTCGCTCGAGCTTCCCGAGGGCGCTGCTCTGTTGTTCCCGGGACCCGGAGCGCGGGACCTGGAAACAATTCCAAGGTCAGAGCTACCGCGAGCGTTGGTCGTCCTCGACGGCACCTGGCACCAGGCGCGCTCGCTCTACCGCGACCTTCCCGCGCTCCACAGCCTGCCCAAGCTCGCGTTTGATCCGGTGCAACCGAGTCGCTACCGACTCCGCAAGGAACCGAGTGCCGATTGCGTTTCGACGGTCGAGGCCGTAGTCCAGGCACTCGAGTTCATCGAACCCGAAACTGAGGGCCTCGGGCAATTGCTTCGGGCTTTTACCGGCATGATCGATCTCCAGATCGAAGCGGCACGATTGCACCCGCGCCTTCC
Above is a window of Myxococcales bacterium DNA encoding:
- a CDS encoding DTW domain-containing protein; protein product: MSGKCRDRQDQDSLWRRHEDPRARTPESQRLSQDVISNANYKININADISADNSADDSPASPRIVCYSCFRPRALCFCQYLAPVENRTDLLIIQHPHERFHPLGSARILERCLARVRVAVDYDRGLRDGVRSLELPEGAALLFPGPGARDLETIPRSELPRALVVLDGTWHQARSLYRDLPALHSLPKLAFDPVQPSRYRLRKEPSADCVSTVEAVVQALEFIEPETEGLGQLLRAFTGMIDLQIEAARLHPRLPRFAQKDRTRTHGLPPLLAEEFDRVVVVYAEATFVGAATEGLPRAALRHEPKKLIHWVARRLSTGERFSAVINPEELPSENRLCPTGLSADDLLAGVTLDQAQRDWRAFSLPTDVLLSWNKSTLDVMQPLAHEGPAAFLKGTYKNFAHRRDPSSKLRGPIDAVLEREGLRPAATPLPGRAGLRLSQLEAVTRFVHECGVESLTTA